The genome window CCAATCAATGTTGTTTTGGCTAAAAACTTAGTTGGAAAACAATTCGGAAAAGGATTTTTCTTAAGTGAAGATGACGCTGATTTTGACAATGTGAAAAACGGTGATAAAAAATTGCCGTACAAAATCTTAACCGAAGCAAAAGGAGCAGATTTAGTTGAAATCCGTTACGAGCAATTATTGCCTTATGTATTACCATACGAAAATGCCGAAAATGCATTTAGAGTAATCGCCGGAGATTTCGTTACTACAGAAGACGGAACTGGAGTGGTACACACGGCTCCGACTTTTGGTGCAGATGATGCTAAAGTAGCCAAAGAAGCAAAGCCGGAAGTACCGCCAATGTTGGTTTTGGACGAAGATGGAAACGCAGTCCCTTTAGTAGATTTACAAGGAAAATTCACTTCTCATTTAGCTGACTTAGCCGGTAAATACGTTAAAAACGAATATTACGATGCAGGACAGGCTCCGGAGAAATCTGTAGATGTTGAAATCGCTATTCGATTAAAAGAAGAAAATAAAGCATTTAAAGTTGAGAAATACGTACACAGTTATCCACACAGCTGGAGAACAGATGAGCCGTTATTATATTATCCACTAGATTCTTGGTTCATTAAAGTAACCGATGTAAAAGATAGAATGTTCGACCTGAACGAAACTATCAATTGGAAGCCTAAATCTACTGGTGAAGGGCGTTTTGGAAACTGGCTGAAAAACGCCAACGACTGGAACTTATCTCGTTCTAGATATTGGGGAATTCCGTTGCCAATTTGGAGAACTGAAGATAAAAAAGAAGAAGTTCTTATTGGTTCTGTTGAAGAATTGTACAATGCGATCGAGAAATCTATCGAAGCTGGTTTTCAAAAAGAAAATCCACTCAAAGGTTTTGAAATCGGAAACATGTCTGAATCAAATTATGATTTAATTGATTTGCACAAAAATGTTGTTGATGAAATTACTTTAGTTTCTGCTTCAGGAAAACCAATGAAGCGTGAAAGTGATTTAATTGACGTTTGGTTTGATTCTGGAGCAATGCCTTATGCACAATGGCATTATCCTTTTGAAAACAAAGACAAAATTGATGAGAATAAAGATTTCCCGGCAAACTTTATCGCTGAAGGAGTAGACCAGACACGTGGATGGTTTTACACTTTACATGCAATCGGAACTTTAGTTTTTGATAAAATTGCTTATAAAAATGTAGTTTCAAATGGTTTGGTTCTGGACAAAAATGGACAAAAAATGTCTAAACGTTTAGGAAATGCAACTGATCCTTTTGAAACGATTGCAGAATATGGTCCTGATGCCACACGCTGGTACATGATCTCAAATGCAAATCCGTGGGATAACTTAAAGTTTGATATTGAAGGAATTGCTGAGGTTCGCCGTAAATTCTTTGGAACACTTTACAATACGTATTCATTCTTCTCGTTATATGCTAACATCGATGGATTTAAATATGCCGAAGCGGAAATTCCGGTAAATGAGAGACCTGAAATCGACCAATGGATTATTTCGGAATTGAATACATTGATAAAATTAGTAGATGAAGCGTATGCGGATTATGAGCCTACGAAAGCTGCTCGTGCCATATCCGAATTTGTACAGGAGAACTTAAGTAACTGGTACGTTCGTTTATGCCGCCGCCGTTTTTGGAAAGGCGAATATGCACAAGATAAAATTGCTGCTTATCAAACGCTTTATACCTGTTTAGTAAGTATCAGTAAACTAAGTGCGCCAATTGCTCCGTTTTTTATGGATTCCCTTTACAGAGACCTGACAAAAGCTGCTGAAACAGAAAAATTTGAGTCGGTACATCTAGCTCAATTCCCAGTTTCAGTTGAAAAGTATGTTAATAAAATGTTAGAGAGCAAAATGCAGAAAGCGCAGACAATCTCTTCTCTTGTTTTATCACTGCGAAAAAAGGAAATGATCAAGGTGCGTCAGCCATTGCAAAAGGTAATGATACCAGTACTTGACGAGAATCAGAGACTTGAAATTGAAGCAGTTTCTGACTTAATCAAAGCAGAAGTTAATGTAAAAGAAATCGTACTCCTTGATGATGCTTCTGGTATATTAATCAAGCAGATCAAGCCGAATTTCAAAGCTTTAGGGCCACGTTTTGGAAAAGATATGGGATTGATTTCTAAAGAGATACAGAATTTAACCAGTGAACAAATCTCACAATTTGATAAAGAGGGGGCCTTAACCATTGTAATTGCGGGAAATAGTGTAATTTTATCATTAGAAGATGTAGAAATATCGTCACAGGACATTGAGGGCTGGCTGGTTGCCAACTCAAATGGAATAACGGTTGCGCTGGATATCACAATTTCAGATGAATTAAAACAAGAAGGGATTGCAAGGGAATTGGTGAACAGGATCCAAAACATCCGTAAAGATGCGGGATTTGAAGTTACAGATAAAATTAAAGTTCATTTGCAGAAAAATGATTCTTTGGAAATAGCAGTAAACGCCAATAAAGACTACATTAAATCGGAAACACTGACAGAAACGCTTGTTTTCGAAAATGTTATAGAAAGTGGCACGGAAATTGACTTTGATGGAATAACAACAAGTATAATAATTACAAAAAATTAGTATTATGGTAGATGAAGTAGCAAGATACTCTGACGCTGATTTAGCAGAGTTTAAGGAAATCATTCAGAATAAAATCGTAAAGGCTCAGGCTGATTTGGATTTGATTAAGAGCGCCTACATGAATGACCTTAACAACGGTACGGATGATACATCTCCAACGTTCAAAGCATTCGAAGAGGGGAGCGAAATAATGTCTAAAGAAGCTAACTCGCAGTTAGCCATTCGTCAGGAAAAGTTTATACGGGATTTGAAGAGTGCATTATTCAGAGTAGAAAACAAAACGTACGGTGTATGCAGAATCACCGGAAAATTAATTGGAAAAGAAAGACTAAAAATTGTTCCTCACGCTACAATGAGCATCGAGGCAAAAAATCTTCAGAGATAAAAAAGACTTTTTAAAAGTTGCTAAGATTCTTAGTCGCTAAGTTGCTAAGATTTTGGAAGATAATTTTAAAAAACTATCGTTAAACCTAAAGAAACTTAGAAACTTAGTATCTCAGTCACTTAGTATCTGTTCTTAACAATAATTAACGCTCCTTTAGGAGCGTTTTTTTTTCTTAATTTATTATTTTTACGCCTTTAAATTTTTATAGATGTCATTAGTAAAAGCATACTTACTTATTGTTCTTATATTGTTAGTAGATCAAGTATCTAAAATATATGTAAAAACAAATTTTATTTTAGGGGAAGAGGTTCATGTATTCAATTGGTTTCAGATTCATTTTATCGAAAATGAAGGAATGGCTTGGGGAACTAAAATACCTGGAGAATATGGAAAATTAATCCTGACTGTTTTTAGGCTTTTTGCGGTAACAGGAATTGGCTATTGGCTGTGGGACTCTGCAGAAAGAAAGAAAGGTTCAAATTATCTTATTGTTGCCATAGCTTTAATATTTGCAGGTGCATTAGGAAACATAATTGATTCCGTTTTTTACGGAGTTATTTTTGATAACAGTCATCAGCAGCTCGCTACTCTGTTTTCAGACAATCCTTATGGAACCTGGCTGAACGGGCAGGTAGTTGATATGTTTTACTTTCCTTTTGTAAAGGACTATCCAATGCCGGAATGGGTTCCTTACTTTGGCGGACGTAATTTTACTTTTTTTAATGCCATTTTCAACATTGCCGATATGGCCATATCTACTGGAGTTGGTATTTTGATAGTATTTAATAAAAAAGCTTTTCAGAAACATCCATAAATACTTTTTTGAATCATAAAAAAAATAGGCTGTTCGTAATGAGCAGCCTATTTTTTTATTTATGTATGAGTCCTATATAAAATCACTTAAAAATTAATTCACAAAATCTGTACGATAGCTAATTGGCCAGCTAATGAGAGTAATTTTACTATATAATACCTTAAAACCGATATATTCCATTTGGAGTAACACAATAATCCAGCAAAATGTCATTTTCAAAAAGATCCAGAATTGATTCTTCCGGTTCAAAGAAAGACAAGCCAATTTTAATGGTTTCGGGTTTGCATTGTGAGAGGAATTTGTCATAAAATCCTTTTCCGTAACCCACACGGTTTCCTTTTATGTCATAAGCCAAAAGCGGTACAAAAACTACATCGATTTTTGTAGCAGGTACTTCCAGTCCGTCTATTGGCTCGGGAATATTGTATTCGTTTTTTTTGATTTTGGTATTATCTGTCAAAAGAAAATGAGTCATTTCCCTAGTCACAAAATCACTTTTTGAAATCACGATTTCTTTATCTTTTCCAGAAAGGAGGTGAAGAATAAATTCGGTATTGACTTCTTTTTGTTCTTCAATGGATAAAAAAACATGGAAATAGGTTTTGTCCCAAATTGGGAGTTTAAGTATTTCATTGGCAATAGCCAGACTTTTTTCTTCTATTTCAATTTCAGATAGTTCATTTCGCAGTGTTTTATACTTTGTCCGTAATGTTTTTTTTAACATAAAGTGTTTTTTTTAGATCGTCTATAAAAGTACTCAAATGATCTACTTCTACATGATCCATAATCACAATTTTATACCATGAATTTTCTCCGTTGTGTTTTTGTGGGACTAAATCAAATTTTTTGACCAAAGATTCTTTGATAAATTGCGCCTGAATAGTAACGATATTCATAAATGGCTCTCTAAAATAGGCAACGCCTAATTCGTCCAATTGATCACAAAGCCATTGTGTTCTCATTTGCAGAACCCGTATTTTTTCGCACCATCCGAAGGGTCCGTAAGCGAACAGAATCATCCATGTTGCAACTGCATTAGATCCTGACCGGCTGCCGCAAAGGGTTAGATCCATTCCTTCTATATATTCTGCTTCTTTGGTCAAAACGTTTTCTATTAATCCTTTACGGCAAAGAAAAATTCCGGTTCCATAAGGTGCCTGCAACATTTTGTGAGCATCGATAGTTATGGAACTGATTTTTGGATTTTCGAAATTCAGCTCTGAATCCCGATTGCTGAAAGGATAGATAAAACCGCCATAGGCCGCATCAAGGTGTATTTTATAAATGAGATGGTGTTTTTCCAGAACCTGGACATAATCATTTGGATTGTCAATTGCCCCAAACATAGTAGTTCCCATATTTGAGATGATGATGAAATATTTTTTTCCTTGTTTTTTTGCCTTTATGATGATGTTTTCCAATCGAAAAGTATCAATTTCTCTCGTTTCAAAATCGACAGGTACTTTCAGCCAGTCCAGCATCAATATGTTAGATGCTTTTGGGATGGAGTAATGGGTGTCTTCAGATGCTAAAATCGCAATTTCATAAGGATTTGCGCCAAGTTTGTCAATAAAATAATTGCGGTACATCCAGACGGCCTGAATGTTGGCCTCGGTTCCTCCTGGTGAAATGTACCCATCGTAGGATTTTGGCTGAGCCTTAAAAATATCTGCTGCAAGGACATCCAGTACTTCGCGTTCCATTTCCTGAGTGCCTTTGAATGCTTTTTCTGAACTGCCTAAAGTGTGGCATCCAATATGGTTTGGATTGGCCACATATGTTTTTAAAGTAGGTGCATCGGCTAAGAATGAGGCTTCCTCATAATATACCTTACTGTCTAATTTTGAAGCTGGATAACCCAAAGAAGTATCCAAAGTAAAGTTTACGTTTTCTTCAAGGGCTTTTTCGATTCGGGCTTGTCTTTCTTTTTGGGATAACTTTTTCCAATACAGCATAATCTCTATTTTTATTCAAAAATAAGAGTATTGACTGTTGAAAAATATGATAATTGTTAGGTTTTACTCGCTGTCTTCTTCGGCAGTGTTCGAAAGATGGTAAATAGCATCTCCTTGATACACGATGGGTGAGTGATTGGCATTGAGTACATAACCGTCATTTGGAGCTTTTATTTTTCGTTCAAATTTTCCAAAAGGATCGGTTATCATTCCTAAAACGGTTCCTTTTTTTACAAATTCTCCAACCAGATTATTATCGATGAGCAGACCCGAACATTTAGCACGCAGCCAGCCCGATTTTTCAATATAAATTGTTGGTTTTTTTTGTGTGGGAGCATGATGTTTTGAATCCAGCATATCTAAATGTTTCAAAAGACGCTTTACTCCATTGATGCCTTCCTGTGCCACCTCATGATTTATGTCTAATGATTTCCCGCCTTCAAACAGCAGCATTTTCACATTCAGTTTTTCGCTTGCACTTCGAAACGAACCCGCTATATTTTTTGAGAATAAGGTAAAAGGCGCATTAAAAGCATCGGCTAATAGCTGCACGCTGGGGTTATTTGGCGTAAGCCTGATCTGAGGGGCGTTAAAGCGGCCTGCACCGCCAGCATGAAAATCGACAGCATAATCTACAAGAGGCATAATGTCGGAAAGAATATGATAGGCAAACCGGCTGGCCAGTGATCCTTTTTTACTTCCAGGGAAAACACGGTTCAAATCTCTTCCATCCGGAAACTCTCTGGATTTGTTGATAAAGCCATAAATGTTTACAATGGGTATGCAAATGATGGTTCCTTTTTTGGGCTTATTTATTTTTTTTGTAATGAGCTGTCTCACGATTTCGATCCCATTAAACTCGTCACCATGAATCCCTGCCGAAAAAAGCACTACAGGTCCTTCTAATTTGGAACGTTTTACAATTATTGGAATCGTCAGTTTGGTAGTGGTATGCAATCGGGCTATTTCCAGCTGAATGGTTTTGCTTTCTCCCGGCAAAACAATTTCGCCAAAAATTATTAATGGTTTTGTGTCTTTCATCCTGTAAAATAAAAGCCTAAATATAGAAATTATTTTTAGGCCAAATTACCAGATTACAGATAGAAACATAAATATTTAAAAAAGTTAAAAAATATGAACTCCGGCAAGGAATTGATTGTCATAGGAGCTTTTAGATCTTCTTTTTGGTTATTCCTGTCCGGGGGAAAAAACCTATCATATCTTCAATTTTTCTTTCATAGCCATATTCAGAAGCAAACCTGTTTTTGTATTTGGCATATTGATAATCTCTCAGGGCATCACTATAATTGTCGTAATCGCCCAGTATTTTAATATTTATGAGCTGGTTTTCGATAGATTTAATTTTGGATAGCATCTGCGAAACTTGGAAACGATTGTTATAATCACGATTAAACTCATCCCAGTCCACCTCGGGAGAGCTCAATTGTGGTTCGTTATCATGGTAGTTTTTTACCTTGTCAATGAGTAATTTGTTTTTCTCTTTTATGCGTCCATATTTTTGATGCTCTGATGGGCTCAGATTTACAGACATATTCTCTAGAGCAGCCGTTAAGACTGCCAAGGCTTGATTTATATCCTCAATCTGTGTATTCGAAAAATGAACTTTGCCTAAATTATCTATCGGCATACTGTATTGAATTTAAATATTTTATCTAAAATTATAAAAATTATTTAAAATTTTAATATTACATTATAATATTTATTGTTTATAATTAAAAATTTTAAATAAAGTAACTAAATTTTTAATTTAAGATATTAAAAAATTGAAATTTATTATTAAAATTTTAAATAAGATTAATAATATTTTAATAATGAAAATTAAAAAATGGCGTTATTTATTGATATATCTTTCTGAAACATCTTATGAATGTTTTGGCAAAGTCAGAGTTCGAACCAAAAAAGATTAATGATTATATTTGTATACTGAAAGTTAATCTGCATTCATAAAATCCAATGATCAACTCTAATGTAGCCCTGCAAATACAAACCCTGCCCGATGGTCCCGGGGTGTATCAATATTATGACAAGGAAGGGAAAATTTTATATGTCGGAAAAGCCAAGAATCTTAAAAAAAGGGTTGCTTCCTACTTTAATAAAATTCATGATACGGCAAAGACCAATGTGCTTGTAAAGAAAATTGTTACTATCAAACACATAGTTGTGCCTACAGAAACAGATGCGCTTTTATTAGAAAATAATCTGATAAAAACGCTTTTGCCAAGATATAATGTGCTATTGAAAGATGATAAAAGCTACCCTTGGCTATGTATCAAGAAAGAACCTTTTTCCCGGATTTTTGCCACCCGAAGAATGGTCAAGGACGGATCGGAATATTTTGGACCTTATACCAATTTCAAAACAGTGCACACGATTCTGGATTTAATAAAGGAACTTTATCCGTTAAGAACCTGCAACTATGATTTGAATCAGAGTAATATTGACAATGGTAAATTCAAAGTATGTCTGGAATTTCATATCGGTAATTGCAAAGGACCTTGTGAAGGTTTTGAAACATTAGAACATTATCAAAAGCAGGTTGATGCCATCCGTGAAATACTAAAAGGAAATTTCAAGGAGAGCATGAGAGATTTTAAACGTTTGATGACCAGTCTGGCGCAGGATATGCGATTTGAAGAAGCACAGAAAATAAAGGAAAAAATAGAAATTCTCGAGAATTATCAATCCCGTTCTACTATTGTAAATCCTAAGATTACCAATATTGATGTTTTTTCGATAGTTTCGGATGAGAGTGCAGCTTTTGTCAATTTTCTTCAGATATCACATGGTTCAATCATTCGATCCCATACAATGGAAATCAAGAAGAAACTTGAAGAAACGGATGAAGAATTATTAGAATTGGCAATTATTGAACTTAGAGAACGTTTCCAATTACTATCCAAAGAAGTTATTGTTCCGTTTGAAGTAGATTTAGGTGAAAAAATAAAGATTACGGTACCGCAGCTGGGGGATAAAAAACAAATATTGGATTTGTCGATTCGTAACGCCAAATTCTACAGAATTGAACAGCTGAAACAATTACAGATAGTAGACCCAGACCGTCATACCAACAGAATAATGGCACAGATGAAAAGCGATCTGCGTTTGCCGGTAGAACCAAGACATATAGAATGTTTTGATAATTCGAACATTCAGGGAACTAATCCTGTTGCTGCCTGTGTGGTGTTCAAGGACGGAAAACCCAGTAAGAAAGATTACAGGCATTTTAATGTGAAAACCGTAGTGGGTCCTGACGATTTTGCTTCGATGGAAGAAATTGTCTATCGCCGTTACAAAAGACTGCTGGATGAAAGTGAACCTTTGCCTAACCTGATTATCATTGACGGTGGAAAAGGACAATTGTCATCGGCCTTAAAAAGTATTGATGCTTTGGGACTGCGGGGTAAAATTGCTATTATAGGAATTGCAAAAAGACTTGAAGAATTATTCTATCCAGGAGATTCCATTCCATTGTATTTAGATAAAAAGTCGGAAACCTTGAAAGTTATTCAGCAGCTGCGAAATGAAGCACACCGTTTTGGGATAACATTTCATAGGGATAAAAGAAGTAAATCGGCACTAAATTCTTCGATTGAAAGCATTCCGGGAATCGGCGAAAAAACAATGCTTACCTTGATTCAGCATTTTAAAAGTGTAAAAAGATTGAAACTGGCGACAGAAAAAGAAATTTCGGAGGTTGTAGGTGTATCAAAAGCCAAAAAAATTACCGACTTTTACAATAAAAATACTTAATATGAGAATTGAGGCAACAGCCAAAAGGCAACAGCCAAAAGTAAAAATTGATTTTGTCTGCATTGAATGGGCAAAGGTTGGCAGCAGCCTGTTTTTTATATTAAAAGCCTTTTTTCTCATTGCCTATTGCTTATTGCCTATTGCCTCAAACGCTCAGGATGCACCCAAAAGACCTAAAATAGGTTTGGTGCTAAGTGGAGGAGGTGCCAAAGGATTTGCACATATAGGAGTTTTAAATGTATTGGAAGATGCCGGAATAAAAATAGACTACATTGGCGGGACCAGTATGGGGGCTGTAATTGGAGGTCTTTATGCTATGGGATATAATGCAAAACAGATTGATTCTATTATTGATACTACTAATTTTAGTAATGTTATTAATGACTTTATTCCTCGATCTTCCAAAAATTTCTATGAAAAACGAAATGATGAATTGTATGCTTTAATACTTCCATTCAATAAATTTAGTATTGGTACTCCCGAGGGATTGTCCAAAGGAATGTACAATTTTAATTTATTGAGCCGTTTGACATTTCCTGTAAGGCATGTTCGTAATTTTAATGAGCTGCCAATTCCTTTTGTATGTGTTGGAACCAATATCGCTCTAGGAGAGCAGGTGGTTTTTGACAAAGGAATTTTGTCTCAGGCCATAACAGGCAGTGCATCCCTTCCTTCCATATTTGCGCCTATTATCATTGATAACAATCTAATTATTGATGGAGGCGTAATTAATAATTATCCGATTGATGAGGTTCGTAAGATGGGTGCTGATATTATAATAGGAGTCGATGTTCAATC of Flavobacterium marginilacus contains these proteins:
- the ileS gene encoding isoleucine--tRNA ligase; the encoded protein is MSTKFTEYKGLDLPTVASEVLDFWKKENIFEKSVTTREGAEPYVFFEGPPSANGLPGIHHVMARAIKDIFCRYKTQKGFQVKRKAGWDTHGLPVELGTEKELGITKEDIGKTISIEEYNEACKKTVMRYTDVWNDLTEKMGYWVDMEDPYVTYKPKYMESVWWLLKQIYDKGLLYKGYTIQPYSPKAGTGLSSHEVNQPGAYRDVTDTTIVAQFKTLPETLPSFLQGFGDIHILAWTTTPWTLPSNTALTVGPKIDYVLIKTFNQYTFEPINVVLAKNLVGKQFGKGFFLSEDDADFDNVKNGDKKLPYKILTEAKGADLVEIRYEQLLPYVLPYENAENAFRVIAGDFVTTEDGTGVVHTAPTFGADDAKVAKEAKPEVPPMLVLDEDGNAVPLVDLQGKFTSHLADLAGKYVKNEYYDAGQAPEKSVDVEIAIRLKEENKAFKVEKYVHSYPHSWRTDEPLLYYPLDSWFIKVTDVKDRMFDLNETINWKPKSTGEGRFGNWLKNANDWNLSRSRYWGIPLPIWRTEDKKEEVLIGSVEELYNAIEKSIEAGFQKENPLKGFEIGNMSESNYDLIDLHKNVVDEITLVSASGKPMKRESDLIDVWFDSGAMPYAQWHYPFENKDKIDENKDFPANFIAEGVDQTRGWFYTLHAIGTLVFDKIAYKNVVSNGLVLDKNGQKMSKRLGNATDPFETIAEYGPDATRWYMISNANPWDNLKFDIEGIAEVRRKFFGTLYNTYSFFSLYANIDGFKYAEAEIPVNERPEIDQWIISELNTLIKLVDEAYADYEPTKAARAISEFVQENLSNWYVRLCRRRFWKGEYAQDKIAAYQTLYTCLVSISKLSAPIAPFFMDSLYRDLTKAAETEKFESVHLAQFPVSVEKYVNKMLESKMQKAQTISSLVLSLRKKEMIKVRQPLQKVMIPVLDENQRLEIEAVSDLIKAEVNVKEIVLLDDASGILIKQIKPNFKALGPRFGKDMGLISKEIQNLTSEQISQFDKEGALTIVIAGNSVILSLEDVEISSQDIEGWLVANSNGITVALDITISDELKQEGIARELVNRIQNIRKDAGFEVTDKIKVHLQKNDSLEIAVNANKDYIKSETLTETLVFENVIESGTEIDFDGITTSIIITKN
- a CDS encoding lipoprotein signal peptidase; translated protein: MSLVKAYLLIVLILLVDQVSKIYVKTNFILGEEVHVFNWFQIHFIENEGMAWGTKIPGEYGKLILTVFRLFAVTGIGYWLWDSAERKKGSNYLIVAIALIFAGALGNIIDSVFYGVIFDNSHQQLATLFSDNPYGTWLNGQVVDMFYFPFVKDYPMPEWVPYFGGRNFTFFNAIFNIADMAISTGVGILIVFNKKAFQKHP
- a CDS encoding 5-formyltetrahydrofolate cyclo-ligase, producing MLKKTLRTKYKTLRNELSEIEIEEKSLAIANEILKLPIWDKTYFHVFLSIEEQKEVNTEFILHLLSGKDKEIVISKSDFVTREMTHFLLTDNTKIKKNEYNIPEPIDGLEVPATKIDVVFVPLLAYDIKGNRVGYGKGFYDKFLSQCKPETIKIGLSFFEPEESILDLFENDILLDYCVTPNGIYRF
- a CDS encoding pyridoxal-dependent decarboxylase, producing MLYWKKLSQKERQARIEKALEENVNFTLDTSLGYPASKLDSKVYYEEASFLADAPTLKTYVANPNHIGCHTLGSSEKAFKGTQEMEREVLDVLAADIFKAQPKSYDGYISPGGTEANIQAVWMYRNYFIDKLGANPYEIAILASEDTHYSIPKASNILMLDWLKVPVDFETREIDTFRLENIIIKAKKQGKKYFIIISNMGTTMFGAIDNPNDYVQVLEKHHLIYKIHLDAAYGGFIYPFSNRDSELNFENPKISSITIDAHKMLQAPYGTGIFLCRKGLIENVLTKEAEYIEGMDLTLCGSRSGSNAVATWMILFAYGPFGWCEKIRVLQMRTQWLCDQLDELGVAYFREPFMNIVTIQAQFIKESLVKKFDLVPQKHNGENSWYKIVIMDHVEVDHLSTFIDDLKKTLYVKKNITDKV
- a CDS encoding succinylglutamate desuccinylase/aspartoacylase family protein; the encoded protein is MKDTKPLIIFGEIVLPGESKTIQLEIARLHTTTKLTIPIIVKRSKLEGPVVLFSAGIHGDEFNGIEIVRQLITKKINKPKKGTIICIPIVNIYGFINKSREFPDGRDLNRVFPGSKKGSLASRFAYHILSDIMPLVDYAVDFHAGGAGRFNAPQIRLTPNNPSVQLLADAFNAPFTLFSKNIAGSFRSASEKLNVKMLLFEGGKSLDINHEVAQEGINGVKRLLKHLDMLDSKHHAPTQKKPTIYIEKSGWLRAKCSGLLIDNNLVGEFVKKGTVLGMITDPFGKFERKIKAPNDGYVLNANHSPIVYQGDAIYHLSNTAEEDSE
- a CDS encoding TraR/DksA family transcriptional regulator yields the protein MVDEVARYSDADLAEFKEIIQNKIVKAQADLDLIKSAYMNDLNNGTDDTSPTFKAFEEGSEIMSKEANSQLAIRQEKFIRDLKSALFRVENKTYGVCRITGKLIGKERLKIVPHATMSIEAKNLQR
- the uvrC gene encoding excinuclease ABC subunit UvrC, translated to MINSNVALQIQTLPDGPGVYQYYDKEGKILYVGKAKNLKKRVASYFNKIHDTAKTNVLVKKIVTIKHIVVPTETDALLLENNLIKTLLPRYNVLLKDDKSYPWLCIKKEPFSRIFATRRMVKDGSEYFGPYTNFKTVHTILDLIKELYPLRTCNYDLNQSNIDNGKFKVCLEFHIGNCKGPCEGFETLEHYQKQVDAIREILKGNFKESMRDFKRLMTSLAQDMRFEEAQKIKEKIEILENYQSRSTIVNPKITNIDVFSIVSDESAAFVNFLQISHGSIIRSHTMEIKKKLEETDEELLELAIIELRERFQLLSKEVIVPFEVDLGEKIKITVPQLGDKKQILDLSIRNAKFYRIEQLKQLQIVDPDRHTNRIMAQMKSDLRLPVEPRHIECFDNSNIQGTNPVAACVVFKDGKPSKKDYRHFNVKTVVGPDDFASMEEIVYRRYKRLLDESEPLPNLIIIDGGKGQLSSALKSIDALGLRGKIAIIGIAKRLEELFYPGDSIPLYLDKKSETLKVIQQLRNEAHRFGITFHRDKRSKSALNSSIESIPGIGEKTMLTLIQHFKSVKRLKLATEKEISEVVGVSKAKKITDFYNKNT